The following coding sequences are from one Ctenopharyngodon idella isolate HZGC_01 chromosome 17, HZGC01, whole genome shotgun sequence window:
- the LOC127498614 gene encoding tetratricopeptide repeat protein 8-like isoform X3, with product MVYIDEVEVDQEGIAEMMLDESSIAQVARPGTSLRLLGTSQGGAPTPAVRPMTQSGRPITGFVRPSTLSGRPETMEQAIRTPRTASTARPVTSASGRFVRLGTASMLTNPDGPFINLSRLNLAKYAKRPNLSKTLFEYIFHHENDVKNALDLAALATEHAQFRDWWWKVQLGKCYYRLGLHREAEKQFRSALTHQEFVDTYLYLAKVYQRLDQPITALNVFKQGLDHFPAEVTLLTGIARIHEEMNNVISATEYYKEVLKQDNTHVEAIACIGSNHFYTDQPEIALRFYRRLLQMGVFNCQLYNNLGLCCFYAQQYDMTLSSFERALALVSSDEEQADVWYNLGHVAVAKAFLQTAASLSPHMYEPHFNFATLSDKVGDLQSSYTAAQKSEDAFPEHVDTQQILKNLRQHFATL from the exons ATGGTGTACATCGATGAGGTGGAGGTGGATCAGGAAGGCATCGCCGAGATGATGTTGGATGAGAGCTCCATCGCTCAGGTGGCAC GTCCAGGAACATCACTGAGACTTCTGGGAACGAGCCAGGGCGGAGCGCCCACTCCAGCTGTCAG ACCAATGACTCAGTCAGGACGTCCCATCACAGGATTTGTAAGACCTAGTACTCTGTCTGGTAGACCAGAGACGATGGAGCAGGCCATCAGAACGCCTCGAACAGCGAGCACAGCCCGTCCGGTCACCAGCGCTTCTGGGAGATTCGTCAGGCTGGGAACG GCCTCCATGCTAACAAATCCAGATGGGCCATTCATTAACCTTTCTAGGTTAAACTTGGCAAAGTACGCCAAGAGACCGAACTTGTCCAAG ACCTTGTTTGAATACATCTTTCATCatgaaaatgatgtaaaaaat GCATTAGATCTGGCTGCTCTGGCCACGGAGCACGCTCAGTTCAGAGACTGGTGGTGGAAAGTACAGCTGGGAAAATGCTATTACAG ACTCGGTTTGCACCGTGAAGCTGAGAAGCAGTTCCGATCAGCTCTCACTCACCAAGAATTTGTGGATACTTACCTCTACCTTGCAAAG GTGTATCAGCGTCTGGATCAGCCCATCACGGCTCTGAATGTGTTTAAGCAAGGCTTGGATCACTTCCCAGCGGAGGTCACGCTGCTCACGGGAATCGCACGCATCCatgag GAAATGAATAACGTGATCTCGGCCACAGAGTACTACAAAGAAGTCTTGAAGCAGGACAACACACATGTGGAGGCCATCGCCTGTATTGGCAGCAATCATTTTTACACAGACCAGCCAGAGATCGCCCTGCGCTTTTACAG GCGTTTGCTGCAGATGGGGGTGTTCAACTGCCAGCTGTATAACAATCTGGGCCTGTGCTGCTTCTACGCCCAGCAGTATGACATGACCCTGTCGTCCTTCGAGCGAGCATTAGCCCTGGTGTCCAGTGATGAGGAACAGGCTGATGTCTGGTATAATCTGGGACATGTTGCAGTG GCGAAAGCTTTTCTGCAGACGGCTGCTTCATTGTCTCCTCACATGTATGAACCACATTTTAACTTCGCCACACTCTCTGATAAG GTTGGAGATCTTCAGAGTAGTTACACGGCTGCTCAGAAATCAGAGGATGCGTTTCCTGAGCATGTGGACACTCAGCAGATCCTGAAAAACCTCAGACAGCATTTTGCCACTCTATAA